The region GCAGTAATTGAACGACGACTCGCCTACCAATGGTGTTCACACCTTCCGAACCAGTTGTGGTAGCTTTTTTATCAGGTCCTTCCCAGTTGGCTATGATCCGATCTTTACGTACACCACGCTGCGCTAAATAGCTCCCGACCGCTTTGGCCCGGTATTCGGCCAAAGCCAGGTTCAGTTCACGCTTCCCTATGAGATCGGTATAGCCCGTCACTGTTGCTATCAGCGCAGGTTGTTCTACCAACACCTGAGCCAATGAATCGAGGGTCGTCTTCACGCCAGGGCGTAGTACAGGACTGCTTTGATCAAAATACAGGATGGTAATGCTCAATGGTAGCAGGGCGCCGGTTTGAGGTCGTGCCTGAGCGATAGCGTCGGTACAGGAGCAGATCATTATACCCAGCAGACAACCAATCAGACGGGCCATTCTTTCAGGCCGAGCAGTAGGCAACGACGTCTTTAGCAAGCTAATTGTCCAGTGGTCTGTTTTTAAAAAGAGCATACCAATTGTCAGAATGGGCCATAGCTGGGAAATGTCCGCGAAGCCCCTCTGCAAAAAACAAAAAAAGCAACAATTGTATAGCCCTTACAATCAATTTAGGGTAAATGACCAGGTGGAGAATACAAAATCGAAGAGACGGGTATCTATATACGCGCCAGTACATCAGTTCTAATCCGATAATACGCGAGCACTATATCGGTGGCCTGATATGTCGGCTAGGTTTCGGGATTCTTTTTTCTTCCAGGACTCGCTTTCTTCCTGGGCGGAGCTGGGACAACCTTACTACCTACATCCATTCCTTCTGCGTGTAGATAATAGGTATCATTTTCCTGATTGATATAG is a window of Spirosoma linguale DSM 74 DNA encoding:
- a CDS encoding OmpA/MotB domain protein (PFAM: OmpA/MotB domain protein~KEGG: rpi:Rpic_2593 OmpA/MotB domain protein), giving the protein MARLIGCLLGIMICSCTDAIAQARPQTGALLPLSITILYFDQSSPVLRPGVKTTLDSLAQVLVEQPALIATVTGYTDLIGKRELNLALAEYRAKAVGSYLAQRGVRKDRIIANWEGPDKKATTTGSEGVNTIGRRVVVQLLPREQ